AAAGGTGACGACGACGAGCCGTCCGCCGGGCTTCAGAGTTCGTTCCGCCGCAAACAATGCCTGCGCCAACTCCCCAAGCTCGTCATTGACGAAAATGCGCAAGGCCTGGAAGACGCGCGTCGCGGGATGGATCTTGTCCTTCATCTTGCGCGGAGTGACCAGCTCGATGAGACCGGCAAGATCGCGGGTCGTTTCGAAGGGCTTTTCCTCACGCCGCTTCTCGATCGCATGTGCGATGCGCGGCGCCTGGTTTTCCTCGCCGAGAAAATGGAAGATGCGGATCAGATCGGCGACCTTGGCGCGATTGACGACGTCGGCGGCCGAAACGCCTGTCGCCGACATGCGCATGTCGAGCGGCCCGCTCTTCTGGAATGAGAAGCCGCGCTCGGGCTCATCGATCTGCATGGAAGAGACACCGATATCGAGCACGACGCCGTCGAGCCCGCCCTGCGGCGCATGATCGCCGAGATTCGAGAACTGCGCGTGAATGAGCCGGAGGCGGCCGGCATGGGCGGCAACCATCGCCTGGCCCGCGGCAATTGCACTGGGATCGCGATCGAGCGCGATCACCTCGGCCCCGGCCGCAAGAATGGCCGCGCTATAACCACCCGCACCGAATGTACCGTCGAGAATGAGCTTGCCGGGTGCGGGCGAGAGCGCCGCGAGGACCTCATTGAGAAGAACAGGAATGTGACGAACCGGTCCGCCACCGGCATCAGTTGAACCTCCGCCAGGATTCGTCACCATTCCGTTCCCTCGTTCCTTCAGGAACGCTTGCCCGCCAGCTTGCGCTCCTCTCGTGCCTGCGCCTGCGCAGCCAAGAATGCCTGCGGCTGCCAGAGCTGAAAATGATCCGCCCGACCGACGAAGGTCACTTCGTCCGAGATGCCGGTGAAGTCGCGGATGAAATCCGTGACCATCAGCCGCCCCTCGGCATCGAGCTTCATGAAGACCCCGCCTCCGTGGATCAGAAGCGACATCGCGTTCGCATCCGGCGAAAATGGATCCTCCGCCGCAATCTGCCGCTCGAATCTTTCGAGAAGATCCGGGCCGCCGACGCTGATCGCCGGAAACACAAAATCCTGGAAGCAGTAGAGCTCCTGGACGTTGCACTGCGCCAGCACGGAACGAAATGCCGAAGGCACGGAAACCCGACCCTTGGCATCGATCCTGTTGGTCGCATTCGAAAGGAAGCGGCTCATGACTCGAAACATCCGTTCCCGTAGGGAGCCGGACAAAAAGACGCCCGAAAGCCCCAATATCAGGCACAGCCTCGCAAGCCGGATGAGCCAAATCCCACCCGACGCTTCCGGAGAGGGAGGCGCCTTTGCTTTGCGATGAATGGGCAAATGATTGCCCTGGTGCAGTGCGCATTTGGGATAGCATGGGACCATATGGGCGTCAATGGGACACGCCCATTTTGCAACGGACGCATGATCAAACATTTATAAGCTGTTAAGTTTAACAAAGGGTTAGCGCAGCCATTTTACGACCACACGCATTTCGTGTTACCACACATAAAACGCCTTAAAGCTGCATCAATGTGAGCTTGAAAATCCTCAGTTTCAGCGACTTAGGGTGAAAATTCAGGCCCTGCCGCGGCACGGATGTTAATTGCCAGTTGGCCTGTAAGCCGGGTTCTGTATGGCTCCGGCGTGAACCGGAACGTGGCAGCCATTCCTCTGGGACAGCGCTCGCACGCTGCCTCACGCAACCCACCCGGATGACTGGCCTGGAAACCGGCCGGAGAACCTTTCAGCCCGCCGCGTCATCCCTATTCGGTCTTGCTCCCGGTGGGGTTTACCGTGCCATATCCGTTGCCGGAGATGCGGTGGGCTCTTACCCCACCCTTTCACCCTTACCTGTCATGACAGGCGGTTTGCTTTCTGTGGCACTTTCCCTGAGGTCGCCCTCGCCGGACGTTATCCGGCACCGTGTTTCCGTGGAGCCCGGACTTTCCTCACCTTACCGCCTTTCGGCATTGGTAAAGCGCGGCTGCCCGGCCAACTGGCAGGGCTCCCATAAACGAGAGAGCCCGTAATTGCTACCGAAATATAGGGGACGGCCTTAACGGAAATTAGGTGTGAAATCCGCGGAGTAGCCCTGTTCCCTGATTCTGCCTGACAAAAGCAGCTCCGCGCCGAGCCTGCCGATTTCGTCCGAACTCTTGGCCGAGGTGCCGGCGCAGCCCGTCAGCACCGCAATCCCCGGCGAAGAGGTATAGCCGATCATCGGATAGCTGCTTTCCGTAAACGAGACGACGCAGGCGGCCGTCGAAATCGAAAGCGGCATCATATCGGGCATGAGGTCGGCGACGATACGCTGCAGATGCACGCGCACGCTCTCGCGCCCTTCGGTCCTGAACCACGCGCGCATCTCGATGTCGTTGTGTAAGACCAGATCGTCGGGATCGCCGCCGATCTTCAGATAGAATTTGCCGTCGGGGTAACGGATCGGCGGCAGCAGATAGATATGGATGCCGGGCACGTCTAGAATGAGCGATGGCATCGCCGCAAGGCGGAGCGCATCAGCCTCGCCGACTTCGAACAGCGTGACGGTCCGGCCATAAACCGTCATGGCAACAGGACGTGGCAACAGATTCTCGGCAATGGAAAATCCGCCCGCCGCCAGCAGCACCTTTTCACTGCGATAGGCGAGGCCCCCGGCAGTCTCGACGGTCGCCAGCCCGCCTTCCTCGCGGATTGAGACCACATAATCTCGGATGATAGTCGCGCCTGCCCTTTCTGCCAGCAGAGATTGCGCCTTGACCAGTTTGCGCGGACTGATATGTCCGGCACCCGTCGCCTCGAACACACCTGCACTGCCGGCGGGAAAGGCAAAGAAGGGAAATGCGGTCTTCAACCCGCCCGCATCCAGAAGCCGGGTCTCGAGGCCGAGCGAAACGGCGGCCTGCCGGGTCCTTTCGAGATAATCGCTTCCATCAGGCGCGACGACGACGCAGCCGGCCTCCCGATAGAAGTCGATGCCGCTCTCGTTCGCGATCTCGCCGTAGCGATCGATCGAGCGATTGGCGAGCAGCGCCCAGTTGCGATCGGCATCGATGGTGCGGGTAATGCGCCCCTCGTCGTAATGACTGGCGAAAACGCCTTGATGCGCCTTGCGATCATCAGGCTCGTCCGGGCCGATCACCGCAACACCATCCGTCTGCCGCGCCAGATGCCGCGCGGCAGCGGCTCCCATCAGCCCGCGGCCGACGACGATATATTTGAAATCGACTGCCATGATATCCCTCTCAAGCGAAGACCGGCGTCAGCTCGTGCCCGAAATCCTCGTTTCCGAGCCGTCCTTCGGTGAGAAGCACGGCGCCGAGACGCCCGAGTTCGTCTGAAGATTTGGCCGCGACGAAATTGCCGCCGGTCAGTACCGCAATGCGCGGCGATTGGGTGAACCCGGCATAGGGATAACCGGTCGGCGTGAAATTCGCCACGCAAGGAGCCGACGTGACCGGGCAGCCGGCAAGCTCCGGCACTAGTTGCAGGGCGATGCGCGAGAGATGATCGCGCTCGGCCGCACTGCCGTCGGAACGGAACCACGTGCCGGCCTCTTCCAACCGGCTGAAGGAAAGCGCTTCGGTATCGCCGCCAAGCTTCAGATAGGTCTTGCCGTCGGGATAACGCACCGGCGGCAGAATATAGATGTGATCCTCGTCCCGGTCGCCGAGCACGATGGTCGACGGCATGTCGCGGAAAACCGCCATCTCGCGCTCGCCGATTTCGTAGAAGACAACGGTACGCGCGATCACTCTCAAATCGACGGGACGCGGCAGCAGGGCATGGAAATTGCTGAAAGCGCCGGCCGCGACCAACACGCGCTCGGCGCTGTAGCATCTGTCGCCGGCCGTCACCTCGACATGGGAGCCTGTATCGCGCACCGATGTCACGGTCGCGTCGATCAGCGAGACGCCGCCCTCCTCGGCAAGCTTGGCTTGCGCGCGCACCAGGGCCCGCGGATTGATGTGCCCGGCGCGCTTGCGCTCAAAATACCCACTGAAATCAGGACCGACGGTAAGATAGGGAAAACGCTGCCCGAGCTCCGCCGGCGCGACGGTTTCGATATCGCTGCCGAGCCTCCGGCTGACGGCCAGCGCCCTCAGAAGAAAATCCTGCTCATCCCTAGGCGGCGGACCGGCAAAGAGGCAGCCGACTTCCGAAAAGAAGGAAATGCCGCTCTTCGCCTCGATCTCGCGGTAGCGCCCGAGCGCCCGCGCGGCGAAGGTTCCCCAGGCAAGATTGCCGTCGAAGGTGCGTGTAATGCGTGCTTCGTCATAATGGCTGGCAAAGACGCCGTGATGGACCTTGCGCTCCTCGGGCTCCGGCGGGCCGATCAGCGCGATGCCGTCGGCCATGGAGGAGAGGTGCCGTGCCGCCGCCGCCCCCATCATGCCGCGCCCGATGACGATGAACCTGAAATCGACTGCCATATCTCACCTCATCTCGAGGTGGCCCACCTCGTTTCGAGCTGGGATATCATGGCGCGCGTGCCGATTCATATCGTAAAAACAGCGGCGGAGGATTTTCCTCCGGTCCGCTCGGCGGCTCAGTCGAGCATTGCCAGGACCTTACCGCAATACGTCTTCGAGACCGGGTTCATGCGCGTTGCGCCGTGGCCGGCATTATACTTGAGGATGGTGTTGCAGGTCTCTCCACCACCGAGATCATGAGCAGCAGCCAGATATTTCATGCCGTACTTGATGTTGGTTTCCGGATCGAACAGGCCCTTGGCGCTGCCGGAATAACCCATCATGCGGGCCGTTGCAGGCTTTATCTGCATCAGGCCGATTTCACCGTGGCTGCCGCGTGCATTCGGATTGAAATTGCTTTCGACGCGGATGACCGCGGTCGCAAGCGCAACCGGTACAGCATATTGGTTCGCATATTTGCTGATCAGCGCGGAATAGGAATTGCCCGAAACATTGGCGACGGGATAACCGCTCTGGCGCTCGACCGTCTTCAGCGGGCGTTCCGCCGTCTTGAGCGGACGATTCGCCGGCTTGACCGAACGTTCCGCTTTCTTCAACGGACGCTCTGCCTTCTTCGAAGGACGCTCGACTTTCTTCACCGGCGCATCGGCTCGCACACCCCAATCATTCGCAAACGCAAAGCTATTTCCCGCCAGCACCATGCCAACGCACGTTGCAGCAACAACAATCAGTTTTCTCATGTAGTCTTGAACACTCCGACCCAAAGAATTTCCGGACGCGCGCCTCGCTGCCATAATGAATACCAGATCAAGGACCGATCGGATTCACGGTAATTCTTATCGTTTCACATATCGCCCGTGGTTTAACTCGAAAAACAACCCCGAGCACCGCTTGGCGGACGTTCTTAGACCATCGCAATGAGGAGATAATAGGGAAATGATGTGGCAGGCCGAATTTCGCGCTGCAATGCGAAATTTCGCGTTTCAGTAATTGCCGAGAATCAGGAGTAACGCGGTAGCGCCGACAGCAGCCGGTGCAGCGTGTCGATTGTCGAGAAATCGGCGATCCCGTCCACCCGTTCGGGCCGGAAATGGCGCTGGAAGGCTTCCACGTCGCCGGCCGTCTTTTCGGAGAATTTGCCCGTAATTTCAGTGCCGTAACCATAAAGTGACAGCATCGACTGCAGCGCTTCCACCGGCTGGCCGGCATCCCCGCGCTGAAAGAAACGCCCGCCGGTGATCGTTGCCGGCTCGACCCAATGTCCCACACCCGCCCGATGAAGCTCGGCCCAAGGGAATTTCTCGCCCGGATCGACCTTGCGAATCGGTGCGACATCGGAATGCCCGAGCACTCTTTCTGGCGCGATCGACCAACGTTTGACACAGTCGCGACACAATTCGATGACTGCTGCGATCTGCTCTTTCGGATAGTCGGGAAGACCGCCGGGATGGCCGGCATTGGCGATTTCGATGCCAATCGACAGCGAATTGATATCGCTCTCGCCGTGCCAGCTGCTCTTGCCCGCATGCCAAGCACGCCGCGCCTCCGGCACGAGCTGGATCACCTCGCCATTCTCGTGCACGAAATAATGGCTGGAAACCTGGCTCTCGCCCCGACAGAGCCAGTCGAGCGCGCCGTCGGCCGTCGGCATACCGGTATAATGCAGAAGGATCATATCGGGACACCGCCCGCGCGCCCGCTCGCCGTGATTGGGCGACGGCCGCACGCAAGCGCCTCGATAATCGGCCTCGAAAGAGGTCATGCGGCGCGGCGTTCCTTCTCGATCGCCGCATAGGCTGCGTTCAGCGCCGCCATCCGCTCATTGGCAATCAAATGAAACTCCTTCGGGACCCCACGCGAGATTAGTCGATCGGGATGATGTTCGCTGACCAGGCCGCGGTAACGGCGGCGGATCGTTGGAAAATCGTCCAAAGGCGACACGCCGAGCACCTTGTAGGGATCACCGCCGGACGAGACGTGGCGAGCGGCGATCTGCTCGAAACGAGTCTCGCTCATTTCAAAAATTTCGCCGATGTGGCGCAGGAAGTTCAGTTCCTTCTCATGGATCAGCCCGTCGGCCTTGGCGATATGGAAGAGGCCATCGAGCACGTCTTCCAATACCGTGCAATTGGCCGCGCAGGTAATGCAGAGCGTCGAGAGCCGCTCGGCATAGGCTTCATAGCCGGCAACATCCTGACGCGCGAGGTTATAAAGCCTGGCGACGTTCTTGGCCTGGTCCTCGGGAAATTCGAAGATTTCCCGGAAAGCCTCGACCTCCTTCTCGCTGACGATGCCGTCGGCCTTGGCCATCTTGGCCGAAAGCGCGATGATTGCCACGGAGAACGCCACTTTGCGCCGAGTTTCGGGATCGCCTTCGAAAACCGTTCGGATCGCCTCGACGACCGCGGAAAGCGCATTGCCCGCGGTATTGCCAATGGCATTCAACAATTTTTCCCAGAAGGACATCGAAAATCTCTCGCAAGCTTGTCAAGTATGAGCAATCAGCTTGACCAAAGAATCTGAGCCTTTGCAAGGCGACGATTGGTCATAGAATCGAAAACAGTTTTCACAATTCGGCAATTATTGCGCTGCAGCAAGCGGTCGGTCGCTTTCGCCGGATCTGCCGTAAGAGAGTGCCCGCACCATCTCACTCGATACTTAACCGCCGATTTTCACAAACAGTTCCCGACAAGCAAAGCGGGCTTGAAACGATTATATTGATACTTCGCGCCGCCTTCGCTGTTCAACCCGGCCAAAAGCCGCTTCTTTCGTAAATTCTTTACTTTACAGAGCCCTTTCCCTGCCGCATCCATGCGCTAGCTAACGCTGCCGCACTGAACACCATAGGAGGGAATCATGGCCAAACAGAAAGTCGCAATGCTGACCGCCGGAGGCCTGGCGCCCTGTCTTTCATCCGCAGTTGGCGGCCTCATCGAACGCTACAGCGACGTCGCGCCCGAAATCGACATCGTCGCCTATAAGTCCGGCTATCAGGGCGTGCTGCTCGGTGATCGCATAGAGATCACTCGCCAGATGCGGGAAAAGGCGCCGCTGCTGCACCGCTATGGCGGCTCACCGATCGGAAATAGCCGCGTCAAGCTCACCAATGCCGCCGACTGCGTCAAGCGCAGCCTTGTTAAGGAAGGCGAGAATCCGCTGAGGGTTGCCGCCGAACGTCTGGCCGATGACGGCATCACCATTCTCCACACGATCGGGGGCGACGACACCAATACCACGGCCGCCGACCTTGCCGCCTACCTCGCCGCCAACGGCTACGACCTGACCGTCGTCGGCCTGCCGAAGACGGTCGACAACGATGTCGTCCCCATCCGCCAGTCGCTCGGCGCCTGGACGGCCGCCGAAGTCGGCGCCCATTTCTTCGATAATGTCAGCAATGAGCAGACGGCCGCACCGCGCACGCTCGTCATCCACGAGGTGATGGGCCGCCATTGCGGCTGGCTGACGGCAGCCACCGCCCGCGCCTATCTTCAGCGCACCAGTCGCAACGAGTACGTCGACGGCCTGATGATGGACGCGCATCTGA
This DNA window, taken from Rhizobium etli CFN 42, encodes the following:
- the rsmH gene encoding 16S rRNA (cytosine(1402)-N(4))-methyltransferase RsmH, which translates into the protein MVTNPGGGSTDAGGGPVRHIPVLLNEVLAALSPAPGKLILDGTFGAGGYSAAILAAGAEVIALDRDPSAIAAGQAMVAAHAGRLRLIHAQFSNLGDHAPQGGLDGVVLDIGVSSMQIDEPERGFSFQKSGPLDMRMSATGVSAADVVNRAKVADLIRIFHFLGEENQAPRIAHAIEKRREEKPFETTRDLAGLIELVTPRKMKDKIHPATRVFQALRIFVNDELGELAQALFAAERTLKPGGRLVVVTFHSLEDRIVKKFFSDRAGRATGSRHLPAAHERAATFTAIGKPMVSASEAEAEANPRARSAKLRAGLRTDAAAEAADMSLFGFPNLASLGKLGG
- the mraZ gene encoding division/cell wall cluster transcriptional repressor MraZ, whose product is MSRFLSNATNRIDAKGRVSVPSAFRSVLAQCNVQELYCFQDFVFPAISVGGPDLLERFERQIAAEDPFSPDANAMSLLIHGGGVFMKLDAEGRLMVTDFIRDFTGISDEVTFVGRADHFQLWQPQAFLAAQAQAREERKLAGKRS
- a CDS encoding NAD(P)/FAD-dependent oxidoreductase, with translation MAVDFKYIVVGRGLMGAAAARHLARQTDGVAVIGPDEPDDRKAHQGVFASHYDEGRITRTIDADRNWALLANRSIDRYGEIANESGIDFYREAGCVVVAPDGSDYLERTRQAAVSLGLETRLLDAGGLKTAFPFFAFPAGSAGVFEATGAGHISPRKLVKAQSLLAERAGATIIRDYVVSIREEGGLATVETAGGLAYRSEKVLLAAGGFSIAENLLPRPVAMTVYGRTVTLFEVGEADALRLAAMPSLILDVPGIHIYLLPPIRYPDGKFYLKIGGDPDDLVLHNDIEMRAWFRTEGRESVRVHLQRIVADLMPDMMPLSISTAACVVSFTESSYPMIGYTSSPGIAVLTGCAGTSAKSSDEIGRLGAELLLSGRIREQGYSADFTPNFR
- a CDS encoding NAD(P)/FAD-dependent oxidoreductase; the encoded protein is MAVDFRFIVIGRGMMGAAAARHLSSMADGIALIGPPEPEERKVHHGVFASHYDEARITRTFDGNLAWGTFAARALGRYREIEAKSGISFFSEVGCLFAGPPPRDEQDFLLRALAVSRRLGSDIETVAPAELGQRFPYLTVGPDFSGYFERKRAGHINPRALVRAQAKLAEEGGVSLIDATVTSVRDTGSHVEVTAGDRCYSAERVLVAAGAFSNFHALLPRPVDLRVIARTVVFYEIGEREMAVFRDMPSTIVLGDRDEDHIYILPPVRYPDGKTYLKLGGDTEALSFSRLEEAGTWFRSDGSAAERDHLSRIALQLVPELAGCPVTSAPCVANFTPTGYPYAGFTQSPRIAVLTGGNFVAAKSSDELGRLGAVLLTEGRLGNEDFGHELTPVFA
- a CDS encoding lytic transglycosylase domain-containing protein, which codes for MRKLIVVAATCVGMVLAGNSFAFANDWGVRADAPVKKVERPSKKAERPLKKAERSVKPANRPLKTAERPLKTVERQSGYPVANVSGNSYSALISKYANQYAVPVALATAVIRVESNFNPNARGSHGEIGLMQIKPATARMMGYSGSAKGLFDPETNIKYGMKYLAAAHDLGGGETCNTILKYNAGHGATRMNPVSKTYCGKVLAMLD
- a CDS encoding N-acetylmuramoyl-L-alanine amidase codes for the protein MTSFEADYRGACVRPSPNHGERARGRCPDMILLHYTGMPTADGALDWLCRGESQVSSHYFVHENGEVIQLVPEARRAWHAGKSSWHGESDINSLSIGIEIANAGHPGGLPDYPKEQIAAVIELCRDCVKRWSIAPERVLGHSDVAPIRKVDPGEKFPWAELHRAGVGHWVEPATITGGRFFQRGDAGQPVEALQSMLSLYGYGTEITGKFSEKTAGDVEAFQRHFRPERVDGIADFSTIDTLHRLLSALPRYS
- a CDS encoding J domain-containing protein, translating into MSFWEKLLNAIGNTAGNALSAVVEAIRTVFEGDPETRRKVAFSVAIIALSAKMAKADGIVSEKEVEAFREIFEFPEDQAKNVARLYNLARQDVAGYEAYAERLSTLCITCAANCTVLEDVLDGLFHIAKADGLIHEKELNFLRHIGEIFEMSETRFEQIAARHVSSGGDPYKVLGVSPLDDFPTIRRRYRGLVSEHHPDRLISRGVPKEFHLIANERMAALNAAYAAIEKERRAA
- a CDS encoding pyrophosphate--fructose-6-phosphate 1-phosphotransferase, translating into MAKQKVAMLTAGGLAPCLSSAVGGLIERYSDVAPEIDIVAYKSGYQGVLLGDRIEITRQMREKAPLLHRYGGSPIGNSRVKLTNAADCVKRSLVKEGENPLRVAAERLADDGITILHTIGGDDTNTTAADLAAYLAANGYDLTVVGLPKTVDNDVVPIRQSLGAWTAAEVGAHFFDNVSNEQTAAPRTLVIHEVMGRHCGWLTAATARAYLQRTSRNEYVDGLMMDAHLKSIDAVYLPEMAFDLDAEAARLKDIMDRTGHATVFVSEGACLDAIVAEREAAGETVKRDAFGHVKIDTINVGAWFQKQFANLLNAERSLVQKSGYFARSAPANGDDLRLIQSMVDLAVESALNKVSGVTGHDEAQNGKLRTIEFPRIKGGKAFDLSTAWFAEVMDNIGQKYKEA